CAGGTCCCGGCGGTGACGGCGACGCTGCGGGAACTGTCCCGTGCGGCCGGTCACCGGCGGGACGTTCCCGCGGAAAAGTAAGGGGCACGCACGCGCGTGCCCGGTGGAAAGTGTCGGAAGCGGAAGCGGAAGCGGAAGCGGAAGCAGCCGCAGCCCTGGTAATTCCGGAACGGGCCGGATCGAAACGCCGACGTATCGGAAAAAACGTTCCTTCAGTTGTTCGAAAGGCCGGCATTCGAAGCGCCGGCGTTCGAAGCGCCGTTGTGCGGGACGCCGTTGTGCGAAACGTGGCCCCCGCTGTGCCCCGCGGCCGGCGCCGCCGCCGACACCAGGCGGTTCCGCGCCCGCCCCATGAGCTCCTCGCGCTCGTCCTCGGTCAGCCCGCCCCACACGCCGTACGGCTCGCGCACGGCCAGCGCGTGAGCCGCGCACTCGGCGCGTACGGGGCACCTCATGCACACCTCCTTGGCCGAGTTCTCACGAGCGCTCCGCGCCGCACCGCGCTCCCCCTCGGGGTGGAAGAAGAGCGAGCTGTCGACCCCGCGGCAGGCCGCGAGGAGCTGCCAGTCCCACAGATCCGCGTTCGGACCGGGAAGACGGGAGAAATCTGCCATTGCGAGTCCCCTTGTTGCCGTTCTGAGCGGATGCGTGCTCGTGACCGTCCGCACCGTCCGCACCGCATCGATGTCTGCGATGACGACGTACCACGATCTAAGGAGATGAAAATATGACTCATTGCGAATCTAGCCCCAGACACCAGGAAACGGGAAGAAAACCGGCCGAATGGGGCACGGCTCGTGAGGAAAGTCCGAAGGCCCGCCCCGCATGTCTGCACCGTGTCCGCGCCCTCACGTACAGTGCCGAAGGCGGCTCGCTGCACCGTAACTCTTTCGAGTGACCATCGTTGAGAGTGCGGATGGCGGTTGAAGGAACACGCGCCCGGGCAGGTGGCATCCGCCGCCCACGGGCGTCGACCGCACCGGTGACGATTCGTACCAGCCTGGAGGCTCAAGGTGACGCGCATCAGCTGCGGAGGGCGGCCATGACATCCGTCCTCGTCTGCGACGACTCCCCGCTTGCCCGAGAGGCGCTGCGCCGCGCGGTCGCGACCGTGCCCGGCGTCGAGCGCGTGACGACCGCGGCCAACGGCGAGGAAGTCCTCCGCCGCTGGGGAGCGGACCGTTCGGACCTGATTCTGATGGACGTACGCATGCCCGGTCTGGGCGGCGTCGAGACCGTGCGCCGACTGCTGTCGGCCGACCCCGGTGCGCGCATCATCATGCTCACCGTCGCCGAGGACCTGGACGGCGTGGCCCTCGCCGTCGCCGCCGGCGCCCGCGGCTATCTCCACAAGGACGCCTCCCGCGCCGAACTGCGGGCCACCGTCACCCAGGCCCTGGCCGACCCCACCTGGCGGCTCGCCCCCCGCCGGCTGCGCTCCGCCGAGATGGGTGCCGCGCCCACGCTCACCGCGCGTGAGATCCAGGTTCTGGAGGGCATGAGCCACGGCCGCTCCAACGCCGAGATCGGCCGCGAACTGTTCCTCTCCGAGGACACGGTCAAGACCCACGCCCGGCGGCTGTTCAAGAAGCTCGGCGCCTCGGACCGCGCCCACGCGGTGGCCCTGGGCTTCCGCTGGGGCCTGGTCCGCTAGGTGGACGACCGCGGGGGCACGGGAATCCCCGCCTACCAGCAGGTGGGCGGGGGCGGCACGGGAGCGCACCGGGCACCCGCCGCCGGTTTCGCCGCGGATGCCGCATCCTTGAGGTGTGGAGTTCCTCGGGGACGAGTCGGTCGAGCGGGAGGGGAGGGCGCAGGACATGGCTTCCGGCGCACCTGCTCATAACGCTTCGGTGCACAAGTACGGGCACGGTGCCACGGAGCCTGCGACGCCAAGGCACCATGGTCCGATGCGCGACGACGAGACGACGGTGATCGGTGCTCTCGTCCACCGCGCCGTGGACGGCGACGAGCAGGCCACGCACGACCTGCTCGCCCGCGTCCATCCGCTGGCGCTGCGCTACTGCCGCACCCGGCTCTCCCGCCTTCCCGGGGACGCCCGCCACTTCGTGGAGGACCTCGCCCAGGAGGTCTGCGTCGCCGTCCTGCTCGCACTGCCGCGTTACAAGGACACCGGCCGCCCGTTCGAGGCGTTCGTCTTCGCCATCGCCGCTCACAAGGTCGCGGACCTGCAGCGCGCGGCCATGCGCCACCCCGGCTCCACCGCCGTCCCGTCCGACGAGATGCCCGAACGCGCGGACGACTCGCTCGGCCCGGAGGAACGCGCCCTGCTGAGCAGCGACGCCGCCTGGGCCAAGAAACTCCTCGCCAACCTCCCCGAGAACCAGCGGGAGCTGCTCCTGTTGCGCATCGCGGTGGGGCTGACGGCCGAGGAGACGGGACAGATGCTGGGCATGTCCCCGGGTGCCGTCAGGGTCGCCCAGCACCGTGCGCTGAGCCGTCTGCGGGCGCTCGCGGAGCAGTAGCCGCCGCCGAGCGGCAGCCCGGCAGCAGGCCCACGACTACCGCCGTGATGCCCCCCACACCGGAGGGCCTTCGGTGAACACCCAGGTCACCGGCCCCGTACGAACGTACGAAGCGGAAGGGACGTCTCGTTCGTGGAATGACGCGTCCGTGCTTCCCGTTAGCATGGACATCCGCACCGAGCAAGGCCATATGGGGAAGGTGTCATGACTGCCAACGTCGACGGAGTGCCCGACAAATTCGCGACACTCGGGCTGACCTACGACGACGTGCTGCTGCTGCCGGGCCCGTCGGACATGGCTCCCGACGAGATCGACACCGCCTCGTACGTCTCCAAGAACGTGCGGGTCAACATCCCGCTGCTGTCCGCCGCCATGGACAAGGTGACCGAGTCCCGCATGGCGATCGCGATGGCCCGCCAGGGCGGCGTGGGCGTGCTGCACCGCAACCTGTCCATCGAGGACCAGGCCAACCAGGTCGACCTCGTCAAGCGCTCCGAGTCCGGCATGGTGGCCGATCCGATCACCATCCACCCGGACGCCACCCTCGCCGAGGCCGACGCGCTGTGCGCCAAGTTCCGCATCAGCGGCGTGCCGGTCACCGACGGCGCCGGCAAGCTGCTCGGCATCGTCACCAACCGGGACATGGCCTTCGAGACCGACCGCTCCCGCCGGGTGAGCGAGGTCATGACGCCGATGCCGCTCGTCACGGGCAAGGTCGGCATCTCCGGCGTGGACGCCATGGAGCTGCTGCGCCGCCACAAGATCGAGAAGCTGCCGCTCGTCGACGACAACGGCATCCTCAAGGGCCTCATCACCGTCAAGGACTTCGTCAAGGCCGAGAAGTACCCGAACGCCGCCAAGGACGCCAAGGGGCGCCTGCTGGTCGGCGCCGCGGTCGGCGTCGCCGGTGACGCCTTCGAGCGCGCCCAGGCGCTGATCGAGGCGGGCGTCGACTTCATCGTCGTCGACACCGCGCACGGCCACTCCCGGCTCGTCGGCGACATGGTCGCCAAGATCAAGTCGAACTCCCACGTCGACGTCATCGGCGGCAACATCGCCACCCGTGAGGCCGCCCAGGCGCTCATCGACTCCGGCGTGGACGGCATCAAGGTCGGCGTCGGCCCCGGCTCCATCTGTACGACGCGGGTCGTCGCCGGTATCGGCGTCCCCCAGGTGACGGCCATCTACGAGGCCTCGCTCGCCGCCAAGGAGGCCGGTGTCCCGGTCATCGGCGACGGCGGTCTGCAGTACTCCGGCGACATCGCCAAGGCCCTGGTCGCGGGCGCCGACACGGTGATGCTGGGCTCGCTCCTCGCGGGTTGCGAGGAGTCGCCGGGCGAGCTGCTGTTCATCAACGGCAAGCAGTTCAAGTCGTACCGCGGCATGGGATCGCTCGGCGCCATGCAGACCCGCGGCGACCGCAAGTCGTTCTCCAAGGACCGCTACTTCCAGGAGGGCGTCGCCTCCGACGAGCAGCTCGTCCCCGAGGGCATCGAGGGCCAGGTGCCCTACCGCGGTCCGCTCTCCTCGGTCGTCCACCAGCTGGTCGGCGGCCTGCGCCAGTCGATGTTCTACGTCGGCGGCCGCACGGTCCCCGAGCTCCAGACCAACGGCAAGTTCGTCCGGATCACCTCGGCGGGCCTGAAGGAGTCCCACCCGCACGACATCCAGATGACGGTCGAGGCGCCCAACTACAGCCGCAAGTGAGGCCGTGAGCGCGTTCCACGCGCGCGTGCGGACGCGCTCCACGCGCGCGTGAGGCACGAAAAGGGCGGTCCCGGAACTCCGGGACCGCCCTTCCGCGTACCTGCGCGGGGCCGCTGTCGTACCCGTCGGGGATACTGGAAGGCGCTGCAACGCATCAGGGAAAGGCCACAGACGTGACTGAGATCGAGATCGGGCGCGGCAAGCGCGGCCGCCGGGCGTACGCCTTCGACGACATCGCCGTCGTCCCCAGCCGCCGTACGCGGGACCCGAAGGAGGTCTCGATCGCCTGGCAGATCGACGCCTACCGGTTCGAGCTGCCGTTCCTGGCCGCCCCCATGGACTCGGTCGTCTCCCCGGCCACCGCGATCCGCATCGGCGAGCTCGGCGGCCTCGGCGTGCTGAACCTCGAGGGCCTGTGGACGCGGTACGAGGACCCGCAGCCGCTGCTCGACGAGATCACCGAGCTGCCCGCGGAGAGCGCGAGCCGCCGGCTTCAGGAGATCTACCGGGCGCCCATCAAGGAGGAGCTGATCGGGCAGCGCATCAAGGAGGTGCGCGACTCCGGCGTCGTCACGGCGGCGGCGCTGTCCCCGCAGCGGACGGCCCAGTTCTCCAAGGCGGTCGTCGACGCGGGCGTGGACATCTTCGTCATCCGCGGCACGACGGTCTCGGCCGAGCACGTCTCCGGTTCGCACGAGCCGCTCAACCTGAAGCAGTTCATCTACGAGCTCGACGTCCCGGTGATCGTCGGCGGCTGCGCCACCTACACCGCGGCCCTGCACCTGATGCGGACGGGCGCGGCGGGCGTCCTGGTGGGCTTCGGCGGCGGCGCCGCGCACACCACGCGCAACGTGCTCGGCATCCAGGTCCCGATGGCCACGGCCGTCGCGGATGTCGCGGCGGCCCGCCGCGACTACATGGACGAGTCCGGCGGCCGGTACGTCCACGTGATTGCCGACGGCGGCGTCGGCTGGTCCGGCGACCTCCCCAAGGCGATCGCCTGCGGCGCCGACTCCGTGATGATGGGCTCCCCGCTCGCGCGCGCCACGGACGCGCCGGGCCGCGGCCACCACTGGGGCATGGAGGCGGTCAACGAGGAGCTGCCGCGCGGCCAGAAGGTCGACCTCGGCACGGTCGGCACCATCGAGGAGGTCCTCACCGGCCCCTCGCACATCCCGGACGGCTCCATGAACATCTTCGGCGCCCTGCGCCGTGCCATGGCCACGACCGGCTACAGCGAGCTCAAGGAGTTCCAGCGCGTCGAGGTGACGGTGGCGGACTCGCAGCACAAGCGCTGAGACCGCACCGCGCTTGAGCGCGGAGAGGGGCCCGGCCACCCAAGAAGGGTGGTCGGGCCCCTTTCGCATGCCCAACTGCGGTGGTGGGGGCGCGTTTTCGCGAAAGGGGGCGTGCGGTGGTGTTCGCGGTGAAAACGGGCGGTACGACGCCGCCGGGACGGTAGTGTCCGTTTCCGGCGTCCCAGTTGTCTGGGACGCCCCCTTCCAAGGACATCGTTCCGGACCCCGGCCGTCGGGGCCCGGCCCGAGTTCGCACGTGCTGTCCACCGGGTCTCTGGGCAGCGTCGTGGAAGGGGGCGCCCATGGGACGTCACCGCAGGCCCACCCACTGGGACCGAATCCGTCTTCGGATGGTGCAGTGCCGGAGGAGGTGGATCTTGCGGATTTTTGGATGGTGAGCGGCCACCCCTAGGTCAAATAGGGGTGGACACTCCGTGAACCATCTTGGAGCCTGCCGCAGTGAACCCCTGCGGCGGGCTCCGCCTTTTTGTACGGTACCGGATTCGCCGTGGGGCGGTCCGGGTGCCGGAGGAGGTGGATCTTGCGGATTTTTGGATGGTGAGCGGCCACCCCTAGGACAATTAGGGGTGGACACTCCGTGAATCATCCTGGAGCCTGCCTCAGTAACCCGCTGGGACGGGCTCCGCCTTCCCCACGCTAGCGGCGGTATCGCCCGTGTGCCACCAGCCCCGGAAGCTCGTCGTCTCCACGCGCGCCCCCTTCACAACCGATGCGCCGCCCCCGTCGGTGCCGCCCCGCGTGTGTCGAGGAGGAGCTGGGCCTTGACCGACAGGCCCTGGAGGTCGTACGTGCGGTGCTGCTGAAGCAGGATCGTCAGGTCGGCGTCGGCGACCGCCTCGTAGAGCGAGTCCGCGCGCGGCACGGGGCGGTCGAGCACGCTCCAGGAGTGCACCAGCGGGTCGTGGTAGCTGACGGAGGCGCCGAGCTCCGTCAGCCGGACCGCGATCTCGTGGGCCGGCGAGCCCTTCAGATCGGCGACGTCCGGCTTGTAGGTGACGCCGAGCAGCAGCACGCGTGCGGCCCGCGCGGACTTGCCGTGCTCGTTGAGGAGCGCGGCGGCACGCTGGACGACGTACTGCGGCATGTCGTTGTTGACCTGCTGGGCGAGTTCCACCATGCGCAGCGTGCGGCCGCCGGCGGGCCCGTGGGGGCCGGTCAGGTCGTCGAGCGGGACGGTGTGGCCGCCGACGCCGGGGCCGGGGCGGAACGCCTGGAAGCCGAACGGTTTGGTCTCCGCGCAGCGCACGACGTCCCACAGGTCGACGCCCAGCTCGTGGCAGAGCACGGCCATCTCGTTGACGAGCGCGATGTTGACGTGCCGGTAGTTGGTCTCCAGGAGCTGCACCGTCTCCGCCTCGCGCGGTCCACGCGCGCGTACCACCTTGTCGGTGAGCCGGCCGTAGAACGCGGCGGCCGACTCGGTGCAGGCGGGGGTGAGTCCGCCGATCACCTTGGGGGTGTTGGCGGGGGTGAAGCCGCGGCTGCCGGGGTCGACCCGGCTCGGCGAGTACGCGAGGTGGAAGTCGCGGCCGGCCCGCAGCCCGGATCCCTCCTCCAGCAGCGGGCGCAGGAATTCCTCCGTGGTCCCCGGGTACACGGCCGACTCGAGGATCACCGTGGTGTGCGGGCGCAGCCGGGCCGCGAGGGCGCGGGCGGCGGCCTCCACCTGTCCCAGGTCGAGCGTGCCGTCGGCGCCCCGCGGAGTGGGAGGGCAGATGACGGCGGTGCGGACGCGGCCGAGTTCGGCGGGGCCCGTGGTGACGCGGAAGCCGCTCGCGTGCATCCGGCGCAGTTCCGCAGCGGTGAGGGAACCGGCATCGGGCCCGGTGCGGTACCCGACCGTGGGGATGCCGGCTGTCACCGCGGCCTGGGCCAGGGGCATGCCCAGGTGACCGAGTCCGATGACGGCGAGATCTGCGGGCATGGAGTGGGCCGTCCTTCCCAATAACCGGAGCGAGGCAGTCGCGCAAGCCCTGTGGACAGAATGAGCGAGCGCAATGTCAGACTAGGAGTAAATATGACCGAATTGCTGGATTGGTTCGGCGCGTCTTCGTGAGTGTTCCGGCAGGTGCGGGCGTCGCGGCACGGTGGACGGCTCGTGTGCGGCGGGCCGAGGCGAGGTCTCCGGCCTGCGCGGATGTTCCGGCGCGTGCGGTTGTCCACAGGCTGAGGGCGGCTGGTGGCCGAAGTCGGGCAAGGCGGTCAGAATTGCGGGCATGGGGGATGTGGGCCGGGACTCGCCGGACGGGTGAGGCCGACGCGACGAACAGCGGGAGGCAGCGGTGAGGACAGCGGCACTGGGTCCGGCGCAGCGCGCCGAGGCACTGGCGGGAATGGCCGAGCGCGAGCTGGACGTGCTGGTCGTGGGAGCGGGCGTGGTCGGCGCGGGCACGGCACTGGACGCGGCCACCCGCGGCCTGTCCACGGGGCTGGTCGAGGCCCGTGACTGGGCGTCGGGCACCTCCAGCCGGTCCAGCAAGCTCATCCACGGCGGACTGCGCTACCTGGAGATGCTCGACTTCGCCCTGGTGCGCGAGGCGCTCAAAGAGCGCGGACTGCTGCTCGAACGCCTCGCCCCCCACCTGGTCAAGCCCGTCCCGTTCCTCTACCCCCTCCAGCACAAGGGCTGGGAGCGGCTGTACGCGGGCTCGGGCGTCGCCCTCTACGACGTCATGTCGATGGCCCGGGGGCACGGCCGCGGTCTGCCCTCCCACCGCCATCTGACCCGCCGCCACGCCCTGCGGGTCGCGCCCTGCCTCAAGAAGGACGCCCTGGTCGGGGCGTTGCAGTACTACGACGCGCAGATGGACGACGCCCGTTACGTCGCCACCCTGGTGCGCACCGCCGCCTCCTACGGTGCCCGGGTCGCCAACCGGGCCCGCGTCACCGGCTTCCTGCGCGAGGGCGAGCGCGTGGTCGGCGCCCGGGTGCAGGACGTCGAGGCGGGCGGCGAGTACGAGGTACGCGCCAAGCAGGTCGTCAACGCGACCGGTGTGTGGACCGACGACACCCAGGGAATGGTCGGCGAGCGCGGCCAGTTCCACGTGCGCGCCTCCAAGGGCATCCACCTGGTGGTGCCCAAGGACCGGATCCACTCCACCACCGGGCTCATCCTGCGCACCGAGAAGTCCGTTCTGTTCGTCATCCCCTGGGGGCGGCACTGGATCGTCGGCACCACGGACACCGACTGGGACCTGGACAAGGCCCACCCGGCCGCCTCCAGCGCCGACATCGACTATCTGCTCGAACACGTGAACTCCGTCCTCGCGGTGCCGCTCACCCGGGACGATGTGCAGGGTGTGTACGCCGGGCTGCGCCCGCTGCTCGCCGGCGAGTCGGACGCCACCAGCAAGCTCTCCCGCGAGCACACGGTCGCCCACCCGGTGCCGGGTCTCGTCGTCGTCGCGGGCGGCAAGTACACGACGTACCGGGTCATGGCCAAGGACGCGGTCGACGAGGCGGTGCACGGGTTGGACCAGCGGGTCGCGGACTGCGTCACCGAGGACGTTCCGCTGCTCGGCGCGGAGGGCTACCGAGCGCTGTGGAACGCGCGGGCGCGCACCGCCGCGCGGACCGGCCTGCACGTGGTAAGGCTCGAGCACCTGCTGAACCGTTACGGCTCGCTCACCCAGGAGATCCTCGACCTGATCACGGAGGACCCCTCGCTCGGCGCGCCGCTCCCGGGCGCCGACGACTACCTGCGCGCCGAGGTCGTCTACGCCGCCTCGCACGAGGGCGCCCGGCACCTGGACGACGTCCTGACCCGGCGCACCCGCATCTCCATCGAGACCTTCGACCGCGGTACGCGCAGCGCCAGGGAGGTCGCGCGACTGATGGCGCCGGTGCTGGGCTGGGACGAGGACCAGGTCGAGCGCGAGGTACAGCACTACGAGAAGCGCGTCGAGGCCGAACGCGAGTCGCAGCGCCAGCCGGACGACCTGACGGCGGACGCGGCACGGCTGGGCGCGCCGGACATCGTGCCGCTGTAGCCGGCCGGCCGCCGCTGTGGCCGGTCGGCCGACGGTTCGGTCGAGTGGGGCCGGCCGGGCCGGGTTCACTCGAACGGGTGGCCCGGAACGGGATCTCCGTTCGGAACCCGGTCGTTCTACGGGGTGCGGACGCAGAACTCGGCCGACAGCAGGGCCCGCTCGAGACCGGAGTCTGCGAAGGCGTCCGTGTTCACGCGGTACGTGAGCACACGACGACCGTCGACGGTGGCCGCGGTGCGCACGTAGCTGCCCGGTATCCGGCCGTCGTGTCCCCACACCGTGGTGCCGCACGGAAGAGTCACCGGATAGATCCCGGAGCCGTACACGCCATGTGCGGTGCGGGTGTCGAGCATCTCGTGCAGCCAGTACGGGGGCAGCAGTCCGCCGCCGAGCAGGGCCGCGTAGAAGCGGTCGAGGTCGGCGAGCGTGGTCACGAGCTCACCCGCCGCGCCGGCCACGCGCGGGTCGAGTTCGGTGACGTCGGACCCGTCGGCGGTGTAGGCCCGCCCGTGCGGGGAGGGGAGCGTGGTGCGGGTGCCCGGGAAGGACGTGCCCGTCAGATGCAGGGGGGTGAGGATGCGGCGCTCGGCCTCGTCGGCGTACGAGTGCCCGGTGACCTGCCGGACGACCATGCCGAGCAGCACGTAGTTGGTGTTGGAGTACGAGAAGCGGCCGGGTGCCGCGGGGGAGTGGGTGAGAGCGATGCGTACGGCCTGACGCGGGGTCAGGGGAACCATGCCTTTGGTGTCCGCGGTGAAGTCGGCCAGTCCGCTGGTGTGCGTGAGCAGGGAGCGCAGGGTGAGGCTGCGGCCGTCGTTGCCGTGACCGTGCACCAGTCCGGGCAGGTGGTCCTCGACGGAGTCCGACAGCGACAGCCGGTGTTCGGCGGCGAGTTGGAGGACGACGGTGGCGAGGAAGGTCTTGGTGACGCTGCCGGCGCGGAAGTGGTCGGCGGGGCGGAGGCCTTCCCCGGACCCGGGTTCGGCTCCGGGTTCGATGGTGGTGAGGGACGCGTCGGCCTCGGCGTGCGCGAAGTGAGCGCCCGTCGGGTCCTGGGCGAGGAGTGCGCCGGCGCGGACTCCGCTGCGGGCGACCAGGAGGGAGAGGACGGTGTCCGTCGCCGGGCGGGCCCGCGCCGCGGGGCCGGCCGGGGTCGCCGGGCCGCGGGGGGCGAGCGCGAGCAGAGGCAGGGTCAGGGCCACGGCCGCCAGGGAGCGGCAGGCCCGGCGCAGCGGCATCGGCGTCCTCGTTTCGTCACCGCACATCATGGAGGACCGCCGGCCGCCCCCGCGCACCAGGTGGTGGGAGCGCGCCCGCTCCGGACGGTCGTCCGCCCGCCGGTGCCGTGCGCCCCCGGCGGGCCGCCGTACGGGGCACCCTGGGCGCCGGGTGGTCCGTGCGTGAGTA
The DNA window shown above is from Streptomyces sp. NBC_00670 and carries:
- a CDS encoding response regulator transcription factor, which translates into the protein MTSVLVCDDSPLAREALRRAVATVPGVERVTTAANGEEVLRRWGADRSDLILMDVRMPGLGGVETVRRLLSADPGARIIMLTVAEDLDGVALAVAAGARGYLHKDASRAELRATVTQALADPTWRLAPRRLRSAEMGAAPTLTAREIQVLEGMSHGRSNAEIGRELFLSEDTVKTHARRLFKKLGASDRAHAVALGFRWGLVR
- a CDS encoding sigma-70 family RNA polymerase sigma factor, whose amino-acid sequence is MRDDETTVIGALVHRAVDGDEQATHDLLARVHPLALRYCRTRLSRLPGDARHFVEDLAQEVCVAVLLALPRYKDTGRPFEAFVFAIAAHKVADLQRAAMRHPGSTAVPSDEMPERADDSLGPEERALLSSDAAWAKKLLANLPENQRELLLLRIAVGLTAEETGQMLGMSPGAVRVAQHRALSRLRALAEQ
- the guaB gene encoding IMP dehydrogenase, producing the protein MTANVDGVPDKFATLGLTYDDVLLLPGPSDMAPDEIDTASYVSKNVRVNIPLLSAAMDKVTESRMAIAMARQGGVGVLHRNLSIEDQANQVDLVKRSESGMVADPITIHPDATLAEADALCAKFRISGVPVTDGAGKLLGIVTNRDMAFETDRSRRVSEVMTPMPLVTGKVGISGVDAMELLRRHKIEKLPLVDDNGILKGLITVKDFVKAEKYPNAAKDAKGRLLVGAAVGVAGDAFERAQALIEAGVDFIVVDTAHGHSRLVGDMVAKIKSNSHVDVIGGNIATREAAQALIDSGVDGIKVGVGPGSICTTRVVAGIGVPQVTAIYEASLAAKEAGVPVIGDGGLQYSGDIAKALVAGADTVMLGSLLAGCEESPGELLFINGKQFKSYRGMGSLGAMQTRGDRKSFSKDRYFQEGVASDEQLVPEGIEGQVPYRGPLSSVVHQLVGGLRQSMFYVGGRTVPELQTNGKFVRITSAGLKESHPHDIQMTVEAPNYSRK
- a CDS encoding nucleotide sugar dehydrogenase produces the protein MPADLAVIGLGHLGMPLAQAAVTAGIPTVGYRTGPDAGSLTAAELRRMHASGFRVTTGPAELGRVRTAVICPPTPRGADGTLDLGQVEAAARALAARLRPHTTVILESAVYPGTTEEFLRPLLEEGSGLRAGRDFHLAYSPSRVDPGSRGFTPANTPKVIGGLTPACTESAAAFYGRLTDKVVRARGPREAETVQLLETNYRHVNIALVNEMAVLCHELGVDLWDVVRCAETKPFGFQAFRPGPGVGGHTVPLDDLTGPHGPAGGRTLRMVELAQQVNNDMPQYVVQRAAALLNEHGKSARAARVLLLGVTYKPDVADLKGSPAHEIAVRLTELGASVSYHDPLVHSWSVLDRPVPRADSLYEAVADADLTILLQQHRTYDLQGLSVKAQLLLDTRGAAPTGAAHRL
- a CDS encoding glycerol-3-phosphate dehydrogenase/oxidase; the protein is MRTAALGPAQRAEALAGMAERELDVLVVGAGVVGAGTALDAATRGLSTGLVEARDWASGTSSRSSKLIHGGLRYLEMLDFALVREALKERGLLLERLAPHLVKPVPFLYPLQHKGWERLYAGSGVALYDVMSMARGHGRGLPSHRHLTRRHALRVAPCLKKDALVGALQYYDAQMDDARYVATLVRTAASYGARVANRARVTGFLREGERVVGARVQDVEAGGEYEVRAKQVVNATGVWTDDTQGMVGERGQFHVRASKGIHLVVPKDRIHSTTGLILRTEKSVLFVIPWGRHWIVGTTDTDWDLDKAHPAASSADIDYLLEHVNSVLAVPLTRDDVQGVYAGLRPLLAGESDATSKLSREHTVAHPVPGLVVVAGGKYTTYRVMAKDAVDEAVHGLDQRVADCVTEDVPLLGAEGYRALWNARARTAARTGLHVVRLEHLLNRYGSLTQEILDLITEDPSLGAPLPGADDYLRAEVVYAASHEGARHLDDVLTRRTRISIETFDRGTRSAREVARLMAPVLGWDEDQVEREVQHYEKRVEAERESQRQPDDLTADAARLGAPDIVPL
- a CDS encoding WhiB family transcriptional regulator; the encoded protein is MADFSRLPGPNADLWDWQLLAACRGVDSSLFFHPEGERGAARSARENSAKEVCMRCPVRAECAAHALAVREPYGVWGGLTEDEREELMGRARNRLVSAAAPAAGHSGGHVSHNGVPHNGASNAGASNAGLSNN
- a CDS encoding serine hydrolase domain-containing protein; translated protein: MPLRRACRSLAAVALTLPLLALAPRGPATPAGPAARARPATDTVLSLLVARSGVRAGALLAQDPTGAHFAHAEADASLTTIEPGAEPGSGEGLRPADHFRAGSVTKTFLATVVLQLAAEHRLSLSDSVEDHLPGLVHGHGNDGRSLTLRSLLTHTSGLADFTADTKGMVPLTPRQAVRIALTHSPAAPGRFSYSNTNYVLLGMVVRQVTGHSYADEAERRILTPLHLTGTSFPGTRTTLPSPHGRAYTADGSDVTELDPRVAGAAGELVTTLADLDRFYAALLGGGLLPPYWLHEMLDTRTAHGVYGSGIYPVTLPCGTTVWGHDGRIPGSYVRTAATVDGRRVLTYRVNTDAFADSGLERALLSAEFCVRTP
- a CDS encoding GuaB3 family IMP dehydrogenase-related protein, which codes for MTEIEIGRGKRGRRAYAFDDIAVVPSRRTRDPKEVSIAWQIDAYRFELPFLAAPMDSVVSPATAIRIGELGGLGVLNLEGLWTRYEDPQPLLDEITELPAESASRRLQEIYRAPIKEELIGQRIKEVRDSGVVTAAALSPQRTAQFSKAVVDAGVDIFVIRGTTVSAEHVSGSHEPLNLKQFIYELDVPVIVGGCATYTAALHLMRTGAAGVLVGFGGGAAHTTRNVLGIQVPMATAVADVAAARRDYMDESGGRYVHVIADGGVGWSGDLPKAIACGADSVMMGSPLARATDAPGRGHHWGMEAVNEELPRGQKVDLGTVGTIEEVLTGPSHIPDGSMNIFGALRRAMATTGYSELKEFQRVEVTVADSQHKR